One genomic region from Rattus norvegicus strain BN/NHsdMcwi chromosome 10, GRCr8, whole genome shotgun sequence encodes:
- the LOC100911361 gene encoding heterogeneous nuclear ribonucleoprotein A3-like — protein MEGHDPKEPEQLRKLFIGGLSFETTDDSLREHFEKWGTLTDCVVMRDPQTKRSRGFGFVTYSCVEEVDAAMCARPHKVDGRVVEPKRAVSREDSVKPGAHLTVKKIFVGGIKEDTEEYNLRDYFEKYGKIETIEVMEDRQSGKKRGFAFVTFDDHDTVDKIVVQKYHTINGHNCEVKKALSKQEMQSAGSQRGRGGGSGNFMGRGGNFGGGGGNFGRGGNFGGRGGYGGGGGGSRGSYGGGDGGYNGFGGDGGNYGGGPGYSSRGGYGGGGPGYGNQGGGYGGGGGGYDGYNEGGNFGGGNYGGGGNYNDFGNYSGQQQSNYGPMKGGSFGGRSSGSPYGGGYGSGGGSGGYGSRRF, from the coding sequence ATGGAGGGCCACGATCCAAAGGAACCAGAGCAGCTGAGGAAGCTGTTTATTGGTGGTCTGAGCTTTGAAACCACAGATGATAGCTTAAGAGAACATTTTGAGAAATGGGGCACACTTACAGATTGTGTGGTAATGAGAGATCCTCAAACAAAACGTTCGAGAGGCTTTGGTTTTGTGACCTACTCTTGTGTCGAAGAGGTGGATGCTGCAATGTGTGCTCGGCCACACAAGGTTGATGGACGTGTGGTGGAACCAAAGAGAGCTGTTTCTAGAGAGGATTCTGTAAAGCCTGGTGCCCATTTAACGGTGAAGAAGATTTTTGTTGGTGGTATTAAAGAGGATACAGAAGAATATAATCTGAGAGACTACTTTGAAAAGTATGGCAAGATTGAAACCATAGAAGTTATGGAAGATAGGCAGAGTGGGAAAAAGAGAGGATTTGCTTTTGTAACTTTTGATGATCATGACACAGTTGATAAAATTGTTGTTCAGAAATACCACACTATTAATGGGCATAATTGTGAAGTGAAAAAGGCCCTTTCTAAACAAGAGATGCAGTCTGCTGGATCACAGAGAGGTCGTGGAGGTGGATCTGGCAACTTTATGGGACGTGGAGGAAACTTTGGTGGTGGCGGAGGAAACTTTGGGCGTGGAGGAAACTTTGGTGGAAGAGGAGgctatggtggtggaggtggtggcagcagaggcagttatggaggtggtgatggtggatatAATGGATTTGGAGGTGATGGTGGCAACTATGGTGGTGGTCCTGGTTACAGTAGTAGAGGAGGTTATGGAGGTGGTGGACCAGGATATGGAAACCAAGGTGGTGGatatggtggtggaggaggaggatatGATGGTTACAATGAAGGAGGAAATTTTGGTGGAGGTAACTATGGTGGTGGTGGGAACTATAATGACTTTGGAAATTATAGTGGACAGCAACAATCTAATTATGGACCCATGAAGGGGGGCAGTTTTGGTGGAAGAAGCTCAGGCAGTCCCTATGGTGGTGGCTATGGATCTGGAGGTGGAAGTGGTGGATATGGTAGCagaaggttttaa